In Capsicum annuum cultivar UCD-10X-F1 chromosome 8, UCD10Xv1.1, whole genome shotgun sequence, the genomic window tccccctaaataaTACTCTTCAAACGACAACATTgtagatgctattgtgttataGTATGAGAAGagggttttctatttatagaggtacAAAACCATTCCTATAAGAAagaagttagccaaatatgaaaaagttttatattttcctttcagaaaaaagtaaaagtaattatggtattatttttattttccttctacaaAAGTAcaacttaaatttgataagaaaatcagggcaaaaactcCTTCTAAGAAAAGTAcaacttaaatttgataagaaaatcagggcaaaaaccctaacactaTATACATTACATTGGTATATACATTTTATATAAAGGAAACATCTTTCATGAACTctaaaattctatatatatgatCAAAGTCGACTGGTGTTTATCAATAGTCCAAATCCACGTGCAATATTAAGAACAATaactttaagaataaaataagcaCACATGCTTGAGTTGCATATTGCTacgattattatttattcatgtaATGTAATACAGTAGTATTAGTATATTTTTCAAGTTGAAACTGGAAATTAAACAATCAGCGACGCCAATTAaggaaagaaaactaaaactaaaaaacaataaaaatactaCAAATGGAAAGGCAGTTTCTTGACATCCAATTAAAATAAACAAGAAAAGGCCACTTAAGGAAAAaggagttaaaaaaaataaattaaggcaCGTTGCTGTATCATAGATAACTAATATAAATTTTAAGTTAGGTTGCATTAAAGATGTATACGCGACTTTTTTATTACCATCAGCCATCAGGTTATATATAACACTATGCAAGGGTGGAGGGGTGGAGCTAGAAGGTTGTACATACAAATTTCATAATTGAGAACACAGTTTTAATCAAAACCTGACAGTCATATAATTTACAAATTCACTAAATATATGtgcaatttaaattttaaaactttattgcTAACCCCTAATGTTGGTAttctaaaattcaaaatcgaTGATCAAATTCTAAGCTCACAATTTGACTATATATATGTACCTTTATGTAATGAGGCATAATGCATAAATGTGTCCTTTAACTTAGAATCGGTTGACATCAATGCTCTCCAATTGCATTTGCATAAGTaggtatactttttttttttcctactaaTTTCCCAGGTTCACTGAGATATTGTATTATATCTTATTAAGACGAGGGGATATAAGCCTTACCTTTGAGACATACAACACAAAGGATGAAGACATCCTTTCACAAAAACAGGAGCAATCCATTAATAATACTCCGAGCAAATGAGGTTTAGCTTACAAAAAAATTAGCCTTAAGTCGGTACTCAAACTATCataaatttaatttgaataagtAGGGACACATGTTCTATCTCACAAGGTTTTACATTAGGACGTGTGCATCTAACACAATTCGCCCCGTAGAACGTGTGTGTCAGCTAAGGCCAATTAAAGAatacatttatgtattatgccttaaaACAAATACTCAAtccatttcaatttatatgatgtAATCTGGATTTCGAGAGTCagatttctttatttagattgtGCATTTAGAAatatgatctttatttttttaaaaaaataataatttatgtatttaaaatcCACATAAAAAGTACTAAAGTATATATAGTCAAAATAAAGTAACCTGATGGATTACATGCAGCCCCAAAGAATTTTCAAAAGAGATTGAATTAAATAGTAAGACTCTCATCACTATAAATACTCATTATTCCTTCACTTCCATTTCCATCATCACTTGTTCACTCAACTAGAACAAAAGAACTTAAAACCGAAAAAAAATCCCTCAGCTTCTTCTCAAATTTTAGATCTTGTTCTATATAGAAATGGCCCTAGCTACCCCCCTTAACAATGAAAAGGAGATCGTTCGCCCTGTTGCTAATTTCTCTCCAAGTCTTTGGGGTGATCGTTTCCATTCGTTCTCTCTCGACAATCAGGTAATTAATTACATAATCCTTCTAATTTGGTTAGTTTATACTGATCCCAATTATGTTGTAGTTATATATATGAAgtaatattttgtttttaaaatacaTTTATAGGTTGTGGAGAAGTATGGTCAAGAGATTGAAACATTGAAGGAACAAACAAGGAGTATGTTGTCAGCTGCTTGTGGAAAAACATTGGTTGAGAAGTTGAATCTGATAGACATAGTTGAGCGCCTTGGCTTAGCTTATCATTTTGAGAAACAAATAGAAGACATGTTGGATCAAATTTACAAAGCTGATCCTAAATTTGAGGCTCATGATTACAATGATCTAAACACTATGTCCATTCAATTTCGACTACTGCGACAACATGGTTACAACATCTCTCCAAGTACGTAGTACTATATCAATAATCAAGCCATGATGTTTTAGGggtaattaatatatatattcttcCTTACACGAggactaattttcaacttttcattcTTGAACCTGCAGAAATTTTTAGCCGATTCCAAGATGTGAAGGGCAAGTTCAAAGAATCTATTAGCAATGACATGAGGGGTCTATTGAACTTATACGAAGCTTCGCATGTAAGGACTCATGGAGAGGATATTTTGGAAGAGGCACTTGCTTTCTCCACTGCTCATCTTGAATCTGCGGCTCCACATTTGAAATCACCTTTGAATAAGCAAGTGACACATGCCCTCGAGCAATCTCTCCATAAGAGCATTCCAAGAGTGGAGACACGCTACTTCATCTCTATCTACGAAGAAGAGGAATTTAAGAATGATGTGTTGCTTCGATTTGCCAAATTGGACCACAACTTACTTCAGATGTTGCACAAAGAAGAACTCAGTGAAGTATCAAGGTATTATACTGATGTCTTTaagttgaatgaaaaatataattaaactGTTTCCTCATATATATTCTAAGATTATTGGCACTATTTTGTAGGTGGTggaaagatttggattttgtgaCAACACTTCCATATGCTAGGGATAGAGCAGTAGAATGCTACTTTTGGACAGTGGGTGTGTATGCTGAACCTCAATACTCTCAAGCTCGTGTTATGCTTGCAAAGACTATAGCAATGATATCGATTGTAGATGACACATACGATGCTTATGGCATCGTAAATGAACTGGAGGTCTACACTGATGCCATACAGAGGTATATATTAGGAACTTCCCTCTCCAACTGTTCATGGATTTATTCGATGGTCTTGCTAAATCTCGATCTCATTTATTAGGTGGGATATTAGTCAAATTGATCGACTCCCAGAATACATGAAAATCAGTTATAAGGCTCTTTTGGATCTTTATGACGATTATGAAAAGGAGTTGTCAAAGGACGGCAGAGCTGATGTTGTTCACtatgcaaaagaaagagtatgatTCACTGACTTTCACATATATCCATCAAAGTTTCTTTCTAAAATCACTTGTCTTTTTACGTTATATctgttgaatatatatatatgttgttaaACAGATGAAGGAGATAGTGAGAAACTATTTTGTGGAAGCAAAGTGGTTCATTGAGGGACATATGCCACCAGTTTCCGAGTACCTTAGCAATGCACTCGCTACCAGCACATATTACTTGCTAACCACAACATCCTACTTGGGAATGAAGTGTGCTACCAAGGAAGATTTCGAATGGTTGGCTACGAACCCTAAAATTCTCGAAGCCAATGTGACATTATGCCGAGTTGTTGATGACATAGCAAGATATGAGGTAACATCGCATTACACTTATTAATAAATCATCTTAATTATAAGAGTCGAGTCGCACTAcactaattaattataattattgtcATTCCAGGTTGAGAAGGATCGGGGCCAAATTGCAACAGGAGTTGAGTGTTATATGAGGGATTATGACGTATCAACTGAAGTTGCAATGGAAAAATTTCAAGAGATGGCTGAGATAGCATGGAAGGATGTAAATGAAGGAATTCTTCGACCAACACCTGTCTCTACAGACATCCTCACTCGTATTCTCAATCTTGCTCGTATTATTGATGTCACTTACAAACACAATCAAGATGGATACACTCATCCAGAAAAAGTCCTAAAACCTCACATCATCGCTTTACTAGTGGACTCCATTGATATCTAAACCATTgagtgttttaattttttttccatcagaaaaacttcatagacaaataaaatatatagctGTCCATGTCTTTTGTAACCGCAAAGTGAAGTTCCCTATAGTACTGTTAAAACCTTTTTGTACCAGTATTGACATTTGAATAATATCACTTCTTTTGTATCTAGCtcgattttcttttattgctaatttaaattataaattaaaggtGAAATACACTATGGTCCTATATCATAAGGATCAAATAAAGATAACTAAATTAAGgaccaaaatattatcaaaatctCTTTCGAAAATAATGTGATATATGTACGGCGGTCATGAAAATACATATTTTCGTCTAACTGCTTCTTGGCCTTCTcaagtctaaaaaaaaaaaaaactaattaaagaAGTTTCTTTAAACTCCAAAAAATTGAACTTCTCCGGTGGATCAAGTTAATTATCTTCTTTACATCaaaatgaattattttaaattaaaaaaagcatTGTATCAGTTTTGATATGTACTCACTAAAATTGAGATTGCCAGgagatgaaaattttaaaaaaggaatATTGTGTTAATCTTGAATATTTTTAGAACATTACATACGTTTCTTTAAGGGTAGATATGCCATACAAGATGGCTCAAGCACTGCTACTATaaacaaatttaaataaaaataaatacaaatattataaTATGAATTAAAGTTCTGtctatttcattttaatttcttATGACATTCTTTACTTTCTAGTTTGTTTTTAAAATACTAACATATATTTCTATTTACAAAATAATGACAC contains:
- the LOC107879836 gene encoding viridiflorene synthase (The RefSeq protein has 12 substitutions, 2 frameshifts compared to this genomic sequence) translates to MALATPLNNEKEIVRPVANFSPSLWGDRFHSFSLDNQVVEKYGQEIETLKEQTRSMLSAACGKTLVEKLNLIDIVERLGLAYHFEKQIENMLDPIYKADPKFEAHDYNDLNTMSIPFRLLRQHGYNISPKIFSRFPKCKGKFKESISNDMRGLLNLYEASHVRTHGEDILEEALAFSTAHLESAAPHLKSPLNKQVTHALEPSLHKSIPRVETRYFISIYEEEEFKNDVLLRFAKLDHNLLQMLHKQKLSEVSGWWKDLDFVTTLPYARHRAVECYFWTVGVYAEPQYSQARVMLAKTIPMISIVDDTYDAYGIVNELEVYTDAIQRWDISQIDRLPEYMKISYKALLDLYDDYEKELSKDGRADVVHYAKERMKEIVRNYFVEAKWFIEGHMPPVSEYLSNALATSTYYLLTTTSYLGMKCATKEDFEWLATNPKILEANVTLCRVVDDIATYEVEKDRGQIATGVECYMRDYDVSTEVAMEKFQEMAEIAWKDVNEGILRPTPVSTGILTRILNLARIIDVTYKHNQDGYTHPEKVLKPHIIALLVDSIDI